In a single window of the Novosphingobium sp. IK01 genome:
- the ilvN gene encoding acetolactate synthase small subunit yields MMKIKIPAQERHVLTITVDNEAGILAKIAGLFTARGYNIDSLTVADITDEHDVSRITIVTHGPPAVIDQIHAQLERLVPVHKVTDLTEVGPYVARELALIKVSGKGENRVEALRLADVFRAQVVDTTTSSFIFELTGAPEKIDTFVSLMKELGLVEVGRTGIVGMIRGTQAV; encoded by the coding sequence ATGATGAAGATCAAGATCCCGGCGCAAGAGCGCCATGTGCTGACCATCACGGTCGACAACGAGGCAGGCATTCTGGCCAAGATCGCCGGGCTGTTCACCGCGCGCGGCTACAACATCGACAGCCTGACCGTGGCCGACATCACCGACGAGCACGACGTCAGCCGGATCACCATCGTCACCCACGGCCCGCCCGCGGTGATCGACCAGATCCACGCCCAGCTCGAACGGCTCGTGCCCGTCCACAAGGTGACCGACCTTACCGAAGTGGGGCCCTACGTCGCGCGCGAACTCGCGCTGATCAAGGTCTCGGGCAAGGGCGAGAACCGCGTCGAGGCGCTGCGCCTGGCCGACGTGTTCCGCGCCCAGGTGGTCGACACCACCACGTCGAGCTTCATCTTCGAGCTGACCGGCGCGCCCGAGAAGATCGACACCTTCGTCTCGCTGATGAAGGAACTCGGCTTGGTCGAAGTCGGCCGGACCGGCATCGTGGGCATGATCCGCGGCACTCAGGCAGTCTAA